One genomic segment of Occultella kanbiaonis includes these proteins:
- a CDS encoding nuclear transport factor 2 family protein — protein MTEHSPAELRAIFTQGDATRIPVGHHLLHNTVIEVDGDRATARSKYTMTTHSRTETEGKARRVQGGGWCADELLRTDAGWWITRRTANSKWIDVVEVACAAPLPN, from the coding sequence ATGACGGAACACAGCCCAGCCGAGCTGCGGGCCATCTTCACGCAAGGTGACGCGACCCGGATCCCGGTGGGCCATCACCTGCTCCACAACACCGTGATCGAGGTGGACGGGGACCGCGCCACGGCCCGCTCGAAGTACACCATGACCACGCACTCACGCACCGAGACCGAGGGCAAGGCTCGCCGCGTCCAGGGCGGCGGCTGGTGCGCCGACGAGCTGCTCCGCACGGACGCCGGCTGGTGGATCACCCGCCGTACCGCCAACTCCAAGTGGATCGACGTGGTCGAGGTGGCCTGTGCCGCACCGCTGCCGAACTGA
- a CDS encoding DUF262 domain-containing protein, whose protein sequence is MSLVDQIAQRAREIRTDGYSMSIGEVLSLYRDGDIDIHPEFQRIFRWDDDQKSRLIESVLLGIPIPPIFVSQRADGVWDVIDGVQRLSTILQFAGEYKNESDMPQPELVLRGGEYLTELDGYVYSKPSEPGTTAFNEALRRDFKRAKLDFRIITKESDPNAKYDLFQRLNSGSVLSPQEARNCLMVMIDRSFYQRVVELSQNANFQASVLLSDRQEEQAYREELVLRFFCQVDLTGGPTELKKEYGEYLTGWMRNAADPESTYSLDTATFNETFELLNRALGEDTFRRHENGRHLGPFSISSYEFVTSGVASNLDRWRTRPSTDLKSRVESIWSADVFRSNSGTGVSPRRRVPRLMSESRKYFGE, encoded by the coding sequence TTGAGCCTCGTAGATCAGATCGCCCAGCGCGCCCGGGAAATTCGGACCGACGGTTATAGCATGTCAATAGGTGAGGTCCTCTCCCTTTACCGTGATGGCGACATTGACATTCACCCGGAGTTCCAGAGGATCTTTCGATGGGACGACGACCAGAAGTCGAGGCTCATCGAGTCGGTATTGCTCGGCATTCCGATTCCACCAATCTTCGTTTCACAACGCGCCGACGGCGTGTGGGATGTAATCGACGGGGTGCAGAGACTCTCCACCATCCTCCAGTTCGCTGGAGAATACAAGAACGAGTCTGACATGCCGCAGCCCGAACTTGTTCTTCGAGGAGGAGAATATCTCACAGAACTCGATGGATACGTGTACTCCAAACCTTCCGAGCCGGGCACCACTGCCTTCAATGAAGCACTTAGGCGCGACTTTAAGAGAGCGAAACTCGACTTTAGGATCATCACGAAAGAATCCGATCCGAACGCGAAATACGACCTGTTCCAGAGACTGAACTCCGGATCCGTTCTGTCGCCTCAAGAGGCTAGAAATTGTCTAATGGTGATGATCGATCGTTCGTTCTACCAGAGAGTGGTGGAACTGAGTCAAAACGCAAACTTCCAAGCCTCGGTCCTCCTTTCGGATCGTCAAGAAGAGCAAGCTTACCGTGAGGAATTGGTCCTTAGGTTTTTCTGCCAAGTGGATCTGACAGGCGGGCCCACCGAACTCAAAAAGGAGTACGGCGAATACCTTACCGGCTGGATGCGCAACGCCGCCGACCCGGAGTCCACATACTCGCTCGATACGGCAACATTCAACGAGACATTCGAGCTACTCAATCGCGCACTCGGTGAGGATACTTTTCGCCGCCATGAGAATGGTCGCCACCTCGGCCCGTTCTCGATTTCAAGTTACGAGTTCGTCACATCCGGTGTGGCATCCAATTTGGATCGATGGAGGACTCGCCCGTCTACCGACCTAAAGAGCCGCGTCGAGAGCATCTGGTCCGCAGACGTTTTCAGGTCCAACTCGGGGACCGGGGTTAGCCCTCGCCGACGCGTGCCTCGGCTCATGTCGGAAAGCCGCAAGTATTTCGGGGAGTAG
- a CDS encoding MAE_28990/MAE_18760 family HEPN-like nuclease, with product MAIVTDEDFEAFLDEELAWRRIELSAFSTQLETAAGRNSDSPTSRALSRGMTTLLYAHWEGYGKAVFDAYLRLIMKRKPLVSDVADGLLRAHTIQLVRRMESGDESAKVELIDMARGKATGRLRITSARVVDTKSNLRSKVLEEIMTTLGIPRIEFETKQNLIDILLCDRRNEIAHGRASFPSCDDVLDLHKKVLGMMEALRSVTISEIRIKGYRHNGSASANG from the coding sequence GTGGCGATCGTGACCGACGAGGACTTCGAAGCTTTCTTGGACGAAGAACTCGCATGGCGACGAATCGAGTTGTCAGCATTCTCAACTCAACTCGAGACGGCGGCAGGAAGAAATAGCGATTCACCGACGAGCCGCGCCCTTTCGCGCGGAATGACGACTCTTCTTTATGCACACTGGGAGGGTTACGGTAAAGCCGTATTCGACGCGTATCTTCGTCTCATTATGAAGCGAAAACCACTGGTCTCCGATGTGGCAGACGGACTGCTTCGTGCACACACAATTCAACTTGTTCGTCGGATGGAAAGCGGAGACGAATCGGCAAAGGTCGAGCTGATCGATATGGCCCGGGGGAAGGCGACAGGTAGGCTCCGCATCACAAGTGCGCGGGTAGTCGACACGAAATCGAATCTTCGTTCTAAGGTTCTCGAGGAGATCATGACGACTCTCGGAATCCCTCGAATCGAATTTGAGACAAAGCAGAACCTCATCGATATTCTTCTGTGCGACCGCCGCAATGAAATTGCGCATGGCCGTGCGAGTTTTCCAAGTTGCGACGACGTGCTCGACCTCCACAAGAAGGTACTGGGGATGATGGAAGCGTTGAGGTCCGTCACCATTTCCGAGATCCGCATCAAGGGGTACAGGCACAATGGATCGGCGTCCGCCAATGGATAA
- a CDS encoding HNH endonuclease, producing the protein MASWVLSIAKEYVHHWEIAKKQALWDMTTSRPIHEGDVVYFWAAKTGFVGRAEVATDARPLDSTDGLPWTDAGVRSYVQRFEFARTDELVGKSPSWSEVKSQTGFTQSPSWAPHSKDGAVERALRQWFTDTAVDEVAAAFATGTEAARQLSDLGEDRRERTLAEIAIRRGQGKFRDSLLAAYDRRCAVTGCTTVAVLEAAHISPYRGAHTNAVANGLLLRADIHTLFDLNLLTVVQTQGAYVVRVEPSVADDAYQAIEGAALALPGARAAHPDAAILDARNRALPWLTDQGPGADIDLQRRPQAKAADTRDRERLF; encoded by the coding sequence GTGGCAAGTTGGGTGCTGAGCATTGCCAAGGAGTATGTGCACCACTGGGAGATCGCCAAGAAGCAGGCGTTGTGGGACATGACAACCAGCCGGCCGATCCATGAGGGCGACGTCGTGTACTTCTGGGCGGCGAAGACAGGGTTCGTGGGTAGGGCTGAAGTCGCAACCGACGCGCGCCCGCTGGATAGCACTGACGGACTGCCTTGGACGGACGCGGGGGTGCGGAGCTATGTTCAGCGATTCGAGTTCGCGCGTACCGATGAGCTTGTCGGGAAGTCCCCGAGTTGGTCGGAGGTGAAGTCGCAGACCGGCTTCACCCAGAGCCCGTCGTGGGCTCCGCACTCGAAGGACGGAGCGGTCGAGCGGGCGCTGCGGCAGTGGTTCACGGATACCGCTGTGGACGAGGTCGCCGCGGCCTTTGCGACGGGGACCGAAGCTGCGAGGCAGTTGAGTGATCTCGGCGAAGATCGCCGCGAGCGGACGCTCGCCGAGATCGCGATCCGGCGAGGCCAGGGCAAGTTCCGAGACTCGTTGCTCGCGGCATACGACCGCCGATGCGCGGTGACCGGCTGTACGACCGTGGCGGTCCTTGAGGCGGCGCACATCTCGCCGTACCGGGGCGCCCACACCAACGCGGTCGCCAACGGGCTCCTGCTCCGTGCCGACATTCACACGCTCTTCGACCTCAACCTGCTCACGGTTGTGCAGACGCAGGGTGCGTACGTGGTCCGCGTCGAACCATCCGTGGCCGATGATGCATACCAAGCAATTGAAGGCGCCGCGCTCGCGCTACCGGGAGCACGTGCGGCCCATCCTGATGCGGCGATCCTCGATGCCCGAAACCGAGCGCTTCCTTGGCTGACGGATCAAGGCCCTGGTGCGGACATCGACCTGCAGCGTCGACCGCAAGCGAAAGCTGCTGACACCCGGGATCGCGAAAGACTCTTCTGA